From a single Mycolicibacterium mengxianglii genomic region:
- a CDS encoding MMPL/RND family transporter encodes MTAPTNDVPTDAFPPVKTQRPFLPRMIRAFAIPIILVWVALIAVVNTVVPQLETVGQMQAVSMSPDEAPSVIAMKRVGDLFQEGTSDSSAMIVLEGQEPLGDEAHRFYDDMIKKLREDTVHVQSVQDFWSDPLTAPGSQSPDGKAAYVQAKLAGNQGEALANESVEAVQSIVDGLQKPDGLQVFVTGPAALAADQHIASDRSMQMIEAVTFTVIIIMLLLVYRSIVTTLLMLGMVVLSLAATRGVVSFLGYHEIIGLSNFATNLLVTLAIAASTDYAIFLIGRYQEARSLGEDKESAYYTMFHGTAHVVAGSGLTIAGATFCLSFTRLPYFQTLGVPLAIGMIVGILSALTLGVSIITVGSRFGLFEPKRAMRIRGWRKLGAAVVRWPGPILIGAVALALVGLLALPGYRTNYNDRDYLPADLPANEGYAAADRHFSNARMNPELLMVESDHDLRNPADFLVIEKIAKAIFKTEGIARVQAITRPQGQPIENSSIPFMMSQQGTLSTLNQKYNQDRMADMSKQAEDMQTTINTMEKMSAITTEMADTTHQMVTQMNGMVVDIGELRDNIAEFDDFFRPLRNYFYWEPHCYDIPICWALRSIFDTIDGIQVMTDDIQALMPQMERLDKLMPQMVALMPSMIETMKSMKTMMLTMQQTQSGMQEQQRIMQENGTAMGDAFNAAKNDDSFYLPQEAFDNPDFKRGLEQFLSPDGHAVRFIISHDGEPLSPEGVARIDSIKTAAKEAIKGTPLEGSTIYLGGSAATFKDMSDGNIYDLMIAGIASLCLIFIIMLILTRAVVASAVIVGTVVLSLGASFGLSVLIWQHIVGIELHWMVLAMSVIILLAVGADYNLLLVSRLKEEIHAGVNTGIIRAMGGSGSVVTAAGLVFAFTMMSMAVSELTVIGQVGTTIGLGLLFDTLVVRAFMTPAIAALMGKWFWWPQNVRARPRPQPWPSPPAEREPTHV; translated from the coding sequence ATGACCGCGCCCACCAACGACGTGCCTACCGACGCGTTCCCCCCGGTGAAGACCCAACGGCCGTTCCTGCCGCGGATGATCCGGGCGTTCGCGATCCCGATCATCCTGGTGTGGGTTGCGCTGATCGCCGTCGTCAACACGGTGGTGCCCCAGCTGGAGACTGTCGGGCAGATGCAGGCCGTGTCGATGAGCCCCGACGAAGCGCCGTCGGTGATCGCGATGAAGCGTGTTGGTGACCTCTTCCAGGAGGGCACCTCGGACAGCTCGGCCATGATCGTGCTCGAGGGGCAGGAGCCCCTCGGCGACGAAGCGCACCGCTTCTACGACGACATGATCAAGAAGCTCCGCGAAGACACCGTCCACGTGCAGTCGGTGCAGGACTTCTGGAGTGATCCGCTGACCGCCCCGGGTTCCCAAAGCCCCGACGGCAAGGCCGCGTACGTCCAGGCGAAGCTCGCCGGCAACCAGGGCGAGGCACTGGCCAACGAGTCGGTGGAGGCTGTTCAGAGCATCGTCGACGGTTTGCAGAAGCCGGACGGGCTGCAGGTCTTCGTGACCGGCCCGGCGGCACTCGCTGCTGATCAGCACATCGCCAGCGACCGCAGTATGCAGATGATCGAGGCCGTCACGTTCACGGTCATCATCATCATGCTGTTGCTGGTCTACCGCTCCATCGTCACCACGCTCTTGATGTTGGGGATGGTGGTGCTGTCCCTGGCAGCGACGCGCGGAGTGGTGTCGTTCCTGGGGTATCACGAGATCATCGGCCTGTCGAACTTCGCCACCAACCTCCTGGTGACATTGGCGATCGCGGCGTCGACGGACTATGCCATCTTCCTGATAGGCCGCTATCAGGAAGCGCGAAGTCTGGGCGAGGACAAAGAATCCGCGTACTACACGATGTTCCACGGGACCGCGCACGTCGTCGCGGGCTCGGGCCTGACGATCGCGGGCGCCACGTTCTGCCTGAGCTTCACCCGGCTGCCGTACTTCCAGACCCTGGGCGTGCCGCTGGCGATCGGCATGATCGTCGGCATTCTGTCGGCACTGACCCTCGGCGTCTCGATCATCACCGTCGGCAGCCGGTTCGGGCTGTTCGAGCCCAAGCGCGCCATGCGTATTCGAGGCTGGCGCAAGCTCGGTGCCGCTGTGGTGCGTTGGCCCGGCCCCATCCTGATCGGCGCCGTGGCATTGGCGCTGGTGGGGTTGCTCGCGCTGCCCGGCTACCGGACCAACTACAACGACCGGGATTACCTACCTGCTGATCTGCCCGCCAACGAGGGTTACGCCGCGGCGGACCGGCACTTCTCGAACGCGCGGATGAATCCGGAACTGCTGATGGTCGAAAGCGATCACGACCTGCGAAATCCGGCTGACTTCCTGGTGATCGAGAAGATCGCCAAAGCCATCTTCAAAACCGAAGGCATCGCGCGCGTCCAGGCCATCACCCGTCCGCAGGGACAGCCGATCGAGAACAGTTCGATCCCGTTCATGATGAGCCAGCAGGGCACCCTGTCGACGCTGAACCAGAAGTACAACCAGGACCGCATGGCGGACATGTCGAAGCAGGCCGAGGACATGCAGACCACCATCAACACGATGGAGAAGATGTCGGCCATCACCACCGAGATGGCCGACACCACCCATCAAATGGTCACGCAGATGAACGGCATGGTCGTCGACATCGGCGAGTTGCGCGACAACATCGCGGAATTCGATGACTTCTTCCGGCCGCTGCGCAACTACTTCTACTGGGAACCGCACTGCTACGACATCCCGATCTGTTGGGCGTTGCGGTCGATCTTCGACACCATCGACGGTATCCAGGTCATGACCGACGACATCCAGGCGCTGATGCCCCAGATGGAACGTCTGGACAAGCTCATGCCCCAGATGGTGGCGTTGATGCCGTCGATGATCGAGACGATGAAGTCGATGAAGACGATGATGCTCACGATGCAGCAGACGCAGTCTGGCATGCAGGAGCAGCAGCGCATCATGCAGGAGAACGGCACCGCCATGGGCGATGCGTTCAACGCGGCCAAGAACGACGACTCGTTCTACCTGCCGCAGGAAGCATTCGACAATCCAGATTTCAAGCGCGGGCTCGAGCAGTTCCTTTCACCTGACGGTCATGCGGTGCGCTTCATCATCAGTCACGACGGTGAACCGTTGTCGCCGGAGGGCGTCGCCCGCATCGACTCGATCAAGACGGCGGCCAAGGAGGCCATCAAGGGCACTCCACTGGAAGGGTCGACGATCTACCTCGGTGGGTCGGCGGCCACGTTCAAGGACATGTCCGACGGCAATATCTACGACCTCATGATCGCCGGAATCGCCTCGCTGTGCCTGATATTCATCATCATGTTGATCCTCACCCGGGCGGTCGTCGCCTCGGCGGTGATCGTCGGCACGGTGGTGCTCTCGCTGGGGGCGTCCTTCGGTTTGTCGGTCCTCATCTGGCAGCACATCGTCGGTATCGAACTGCACTGGATGGTGCTGGCGATGTCGGTGATCATCCTGTTGGCGGTCGGTGCGGACTACAACCTGCTGCTGGTGTCTCGGCTCAAAGAAGAGATACATGCCGGGGTGAACACCGGCATCATCCGAGCGATGGGCGGCAGTGGATCGGTGGTGACCGCCGCAGGTCTGGTGTTCGCGTTCACCATGATGTCCATGGCTGTCAGTGAACTGACGGTCATCGGGCAGGTGGGCACCACCATCGGGTTGGGCCTGTTGTTCGACACCCTGGTGGTCCGGGCGTTCATGACGCCGGCTATCGCCGCGCTGATGGGCAAATGGTTCTGGTGGCCGCAGAACGTGCGGGCCAGGCCCAGGCCGCAACCGTGGCCGTCGCCCCCCGCTGAACGCGAACCGACTCACGTCTGA
- a CDS encoding nitroreductase family deazaflavin-dependent oxidoreductase, which translates to MSRANTWIFKKSGGKLGDKFLRGAPVGILTTIGRKSGEPRESPLLFLQEGKRIILVASQGGRANNPMWYLNLKANPQVTFRTKNEILELTAREATDAERDEYWPKLDAMYPDFVTYRSYTDRKIPIIICDP; encoded by the coding sequence ATGTCGCGAGCCAACACCTGGATCTTCAAGAAATCCGGTGGCAAGCTCGGCGACAAGTTCCTGCGTGGTGCCCCAGTCGGCATCCTCACCACCATCGGCCGAAAGTCCGGCGAACCCCGGGAGAGCCCACTGCTGTTTCTGCAGGAGGGCAAGCGGATCATCCTGGTCGCCTCCCAGGGCGGTCGCGCGAACAACCCCATGTGGTACCTCAACCTGAAGGCCAATCCGCAGGTGACGTTCCGGACCAAGAACGAGATCCTGGAGCTCACCGCGCGCGAGGCCACCGATGCTGAGCGCGACGAATACTGGCCGAAGCTGGACGCGATGTATCCGGACTTCGTGACCTACCGGTCCTACACCGACCGCAAGATCCCGATCATCATCTGCGACCCGTAA
- a CDS encoding steroid 3-ketoacyl-CoA thiolase, which produces MGNPVIVEATRSPIGKRNGWLSGLHATELLGAVQKALVDKAGVDAADVEQLIGGCVTQYGEQSNNITRVAWLTAGLPDHVGATTVDCQCGSGQQANHLVAGLIAAGAIDIGIACGVEAMSRVGLGANAGPDRSIIRAASWDIDMPNQFEAAERIAKRRGITREDIDAFGLASQQKAKQAWAEGRFDREISGIEAPVLDEQKQPTADRHIVTRDQGLRDTTAEGLASLNPVMPGGIHTAGTSSQISDGAAAVLLMDEDKAKSLGLKPRARIVSQALVGAEPYYHLDGPVQSTTKVLDKAGMKIGDIDIVEINEAFASVVLSWARVHEPDMDRVNVNGGAIALGHPVGSTGSRLITTALHELERTDKSTALITMCAGGALSTGTIIERI; this is translated from the coding sequence ATGGGTAATCCCGTTATCGTCGAAGCAACCCGCAGCCCCATCGGAAAGCGCAACGGTTGGCTCTCTGGTCTACATGCCACCGAACTCCTGGGCGCTGTGCAGAAGGCACTGGTCGACAAGGCCGGCGTTGATGCCGCCGACGTCGAGCAGCTGATCGGTGGCTGCGTCACCCAGTACGGCGAGCAGTCCAACAACATCACCCGGGTGGCATGGCTGACCGCCGGCCTGCCCGATCATGTGGGCGCCACCACCGTCGACTGCCAGTGCGGCAGCGGGCAGCAGGCCAACCATCTGGTCGCCGGATTGATCGCCGCCGGCGCCATCGACATCGGGATCGCCTGCGGCGTCGAAGCGATGAGCCGCGTCGGACTGGGCGCCAACGCCGGTCCGGACCGCTCGATCATCCGGGCAGCATCCTGGGACATCGACATGCCCAACCAGTTCGAAGCAGCTGAGCGAATTGCCAAGCGTCGCGGCATCACCAGGGAGGACATCGACGCCTTCGGTCTGGCCTCTCAGCAGAAAGCCAAGCAGGCGTGGGCCGAAGGCCGGTTCGATCGCGAGATCAGCGGTATCGAGGCCCCCGTACTCGACGAGCAGAAACAGCCGACCGCCGACCGCCATATCGTGACTCGCGATCAGGGTCTGCGCGACACCACGGCCGAAGGTCTCGCCTCGCTGAATCCGGTGATGCCCGGTGGTATTCACACTGCCGGCACCTCGTCGCAGATTTCCGACGGCGCCGCCGCGGTACTGCTGATGGACGAGGACAAAGCGAAGTCGTTGGGCCTCAAGCCTCGGGCCCGGATCGTGAGCCAGGCGCTGGTCGGTGCCGAGCCGTACTACCACCTCGACGGGCCAGTGCAGTCCACCACCAAGGTGCTGGATAAGGCCGGCATGAAGATCGGTGACATCGACATCGTCGAGATCAACGAAGCCTTCGCCTCGGTGGTGTTGTCCTGGGCGCGTGTGCACGAGCCTGATATGGACCGGGTGAACGTCAACGGTGGCGCCATCGCGCTGGGCCACCCTGTCGGCAGCACCGGAAGCCGCCTCATCACCACCGCACTGCACGAACTCGAGCGCACCGACAAGAGCACCGCCCTGATCACGATGTGCGCCGGCGGTGCCCTATCCACGGGGACCATCATCGAGCGCATCTAG
- a CDS encoding MmpS family protein: MTGALKRAWIPLLIVVVVLIAGFTVHRIRGFFASEGPLVTPVNFADDPEPFDPKVVEYEIDGPSGATADINYLDLEGKPQRIDGAALPWTIRLETTEPSALAQVVAQGNADTLTCRILVDGELKEERTINGVNVQTYCIEKSA; this comes from the coding sequence ATGACTGGGGCGTTGAAGCGGGCGTGGATCCCGCTACTCATCGTAGTCGTCGTGCTGATAGCGGGCTTCACCGTGCATCGCATTCGCGGCTTCTTCGCCTCCGAAGGGCCGCTGGTCACGCCGGTGAACTTCGCCGACGACCCGGAGCCTTTTGATCCCAAGGTCGTCGAGTACGAGATCGACGGTCCGTCAGGTGCGACGGCCGATATCAATTACCTCGACTTGGAGGGCAAGCCGCAGCGAATCGACGGAGCCGCGCTGCCCTGGACCATTCGGCTGGAAACCACGGAACCGTCGGCATTGGCCCAGGTTGTCGCACAGGGCAATGCCGACACCCTCACCTGCCGGATCTTGGTCGACGGTGAGCTGAAGGAAGAAAGAACCATCAACGGCGTGAACGTACAGACCTACTGCATCGAGAAATCGGCATGA
- a CDS encoding DUF732 domain-containing protein: MRGVRIATFAAGAALALTQALSLAPAAQADPDEAFADQLHTYGIYGQKDFNAWIGKIVCKRLRNGHDPDAFASAKFVSGQLEKGSTTDQAWQFVGAAIPVYCPDQMPVLQRAAEQR, translated from the coding sequence ATGCGTGGAGTACGGATCGCGACGTTTGCCGCGGGTGCGGCCCTGGCACTGACACAGGCACTGTCCCTGGCGCCGGCGGCTCAAGCCGACCCCGATGAGGCGTTCGCCGATCAGTTGCACACCTACGGCATCTACGGGCAGAAGGACTTCAACGCCTGGATCGGCAAGATCGTGTGCAAACGCCTGCGCAACGGCCACGACCCCGACGCCTTCGCCTCGGCGAAATTCGTCAGCGGCCAGCTGGAGAAGGGGTCCACCACCGACCAGGCGTGGCAATTCGTCGGCGCAGCCATCCCGGTCTACTGCCCCGACCAGATGCCCGTACTGCAACGCGCCGCCGAGCAACGCTGA
- a CDS encoding DUF5078 domain-containing protein, translated as MRRNRFTTLAGSALATVAAAATLAVAPTAAADATDEYPIPSRILKTTCTVDQYMAAVRDTDPVYYERYMTDYKNKTPDVQKWARDRIYWFWSMDYAGRRAYSEETATNAFYETLAWNWPNWAKLFFNNKGVTAHGTDVCMNYPSSDPTVWTW; from the coding sequence ATGCGCCGCAATCGCTTCACCACACTGGCCGGATCAGCCCTGGCCACCGTGGCCGCCGCCGCCACCTTGGCCGTCGCCCCCACCGCAGCCGCCGATGCCACCGACGAATACCCCATCCCCAGCCGGATCCTGAAAACCACCTGCACTGTCGACCAGTACATGGCCGCCGTCCGTGACACCGACCCGGTGTACTACGAGCGCTACATGACCGACTACAAGAACAAGACCCCCGACGTGCAGAAGTGGGCCCGCGACCGAATCTACTGGTTCTGGTCCATGGACTACGCCGGCCGGCGTGCCTACTCCGAAGAGACGGCCACCAACGCCTTCTACGAGACCCTGGCCTGGAACTGGCCCAACTGGGCGAAACTGTTCTTCAACAACAAAGGCGTCACCGCCCACGGCACCGACGTCTGCATGAACTACCCATCCAGCGACCCCACCGTCTGGACCTGGTGA